The window ATCCGGGCAAGTCATCCTCCACTGGCGCTCACGGAATGCTTACCCGGCATGCATTTTAACAGCCAGTGAGTCTTGCGCCAGCCCTGGAAGGCCGCGAACATAGAAGTCGGCGGCATTTTTCGATTGTTCAGCAGCGGAGAGGGCGGGCCACAGAGTCGCCAAAGTCATGGCCAACCATCGCCAGGAAGCTGGCCGCGCAGACGGCATGGctagcggtggcggcggaaaaggcagcaaaagcagaaagGGGAGTAGAAAGGTAGCACAGCTGCCTCAATTTGGATCGGTTTAGAAGGTCATTGACAAAGAGAATGATGTAGCGATTCAAATCTGTAAAGTCGAAACCGCAACGTGATGGTGGAGGTTGTTGCAAGTCGCAAGGTGGCCGAATTCGTTAAGCGTTCCCCTTGAGGCATGTCATTTGGCACAACGGATGCGCGGCACAAAGCGCTGGGCATTGGTCCCCTAAAACGCGCGTATGGGGTCGCTGTAGCTGCAAGCGATATAGCGCTTCGGCCCCACCCGGCAAGCGTGCTATTGTCACTTCAATGCGGAAAGGCAGCGAATGGGGTCAATAAGAAGCTTCATGCGTTTGCTCTGCAGAGAATAACCTTCAATAGCTTAGAACTCAAATAATTTGAGAGGATTCGGACATACTTATCTGATATTTCTCTTTCTAATATCAAACTATACGCATCTGtaaaattttttcttcttctataatACGAGGTGCTGATATAGTACGTAGAAGCCTATTCGAGATGCCAGCCGAAATTACGCCTATGCTTAAAGGGCTTGCCGCTATGGCTTAGAGGCCCTGCAGCCCGCTTAGCATCGATGTTTTTGTTAGCGGATTTACGTTTGGCTACGTCAACGGCGAGTATGTACGGCTTCATTTTAGCCTCGAATTTTTCATGCGCTTGGCGAGGACCTCTCCACCATAGCAATTTTCAACTTTGAAGCCCTTGATTTCAGCCTCTCCCTGCAGCAAGAGGCCTGATTGTGCTATCTGTGAATTTCTAGCCAAACTTTGACCTACACAGACATCTCAGCCATCAGCGCGCAATATGGCTTCAGCTGGAAAAACTTTCATCGTCGAGCATCTCGACCCAGAGCTGGGCCCTTGGTCGGAGCTTGAGTACCTAGCCATTGCGGCCGAGAGTGAGGAGACAAACAGCAAATTTATCCTGTCTTGCCTTCCTCCCAACTTCCAAGTCCCGGCCGCATTGTCCGCCAACAAGGCCTTCACAGCTGAACACCGCGGAGTAGAAGAGCTCTATGCGGGTCAGAAGTCTCGGGTTTGTCTTCTAGATCCCGCTGCAGCTAAGGACTTGGCACCcgaagatggcgagacaTTTGATGCGTTTCTCTTTGGCGGCATCTTGGGTAAGTAGACGGGATGACTAGCACTTGCATAAGTGACAACTCGGCTAATATGATAACTCATAGGTGATGACCCTCCACGAGGTGAGCACTGATGACTTTGTTCTCTTAATAGCAGGTCATGTCTGATAAATGCTAGACCGAACTTCTGaattaagaaagaaaggcttCGAGGGCAGGCGGCTAGGCCCCAAGCAAATGACTACAGACACAGCTGTGCGAGTCACGCGAATGGTCGTGCAAGACAAGAGTAGGTCGATGGCTATCAAGGCAACGCTATAAGGGTGTTTTAGTACTAACCTCGATAGTTCCTCTTGATAAAATGCCATATCTGGATTTCCCAGAGCTCAAATTTAGCGAGCACGAAAGCACAGAGATGCCTTTCCGCTATGTTAAGGGCGCAGATGGAAAGCCGATCATGCCAAAGGTGAAATGACCAAGTCGTCCAACTGGTTGATTCATGTCAGCTTACCAGATACTGCAGGGAATGGTTGAACTGATACAGAAAGACGCTGATAAATCTGTGGATGATCTGTTCTAATTACGCTACCTTGTCCGTAGCATTGAATGTGGCCACACGGGCTTGTACTAGGACCAGCTCGGTAGGCTGCTGTCATGGAAGATAGCGAGCTATGCAGGACGTCATATAATGCTATGAGCAAAGATAACCAAAATAGCCAGACTTGTGAAAGAGTTACACAATGCAGCCACGCCCGACACTGTCACATTGTATTGCTGAAAGCGCAGCTCTCGTTTTCAATAAAGGTAGCTTCACCGAGAGAATGTTGTCTTGTAATATCCAAAAGCTGGTTCCCCCTATCAGTAATCATGAACATGGAGGAAACACACTGTAACAACTTCCATGCGGGCTTATGGTAAGCCACACTGTTTCCTCTCAGGACCAACAACAGAAAGTAGGTAGCATCTCCCTAGGAGATGCATAGGATATGCAGCTTCCGTTGCTTGGGCAGTTCGATGCGACCTCCGTCTTGTTCTTAGCGAGGCTGCCAATGAGCATTGAGTGGCCTACACCGACTGACTGTGAGGCTGATATCGAGCGCCGCCTCTGTCTTACACATCTCGGACTTTGGGATGCCCTCAGCCGCAGTAACCTGCCACGGACTGTGAGCATCCGAATATACAAAAATTCTCCGACGCATGCCTGCTTCGTCCGATTCGACGGATGAATCGAGCCGAAATATCACAACTCAGCCTCGCTTGATTGTGGAAATGAGATTCATAAGCGAAAAATCTTTAGATGAGAGCACAGGGGTAACTGGCATCTCATGAATCTTTTGATAAATTTAAATCTTGTGATGGGTTCCAAGTAGAGATGAGTTTGACGTGGGCTAGGCACGCGAAGATTCCGGTGGTGACAGCACGGAAGTTACGGATGGAGCATTGTGATATCGGGTCACAGCAGCTTGACTGGTTTAGTCGACAATCAATGCAACGGAAGCTACCTGTTCTTTAACAGTTCTGAAATTCAAACGGTGCAGCCATCAAATTGCATGATAGAGAAGGTAGGATAGACTGAAATTTGCGCTCAGCAAGGATGACGGCATACGGCTTGGCCGCCAATCTTGTAGAGGCTTTTATTTTGCCAAGACCCTTCTGAGGGCTGCCGCCATAGCATAGCTGAGCTGGAAATGGATGTAGATTggagtaaaataaatacttccGCAGTGCCATTTTCACATATGTC is drawn from Trichoderma asperellum chromosome 4, complete sequence and contains these coding sequences:
- a CDS encoding uncharacterized protein (EggNog:ENOG41), with protein sequence MASAGKTFIVEHLDPELGPWSELEYLAIAAESEETNSKFILSCLPPNFQVPAALSANKAFTAEHRGVEELYAGQKSRVCLLDPAAAKDLAPEDGETFDAFLFGGILGDDPPRDRTSELRKKGFEGRRLGPKQMTTDTAVRVTRMVVQDKIPLDKMPYLDFPELKFSEHESTEMPFRYVKGADGKPIMPKGMVELIQKDADKSVDDLF